From a single Candidatus Saccharibacteria bacterium genomic region:
- a CDS encoding ParA family protein, whose amino-acid sequence MAIVAVLNQKGGVGKTTTTINVAAYAAKSGRRVLVVDLDPQGNATSGLGVDRSKVEANLYTCLSGKSELSSSIYETSQDGVYLLPSSSDLAALELELAGSSNRVGQLKKLLASSAFDVVLIDCPPSLGILTINALTAASEVLVPVQTEFYALEGLSQLVSVIQRVKASSNADLKLLGVVLTMYDNRTSLAEQVVAEVEKHFGGKVFKTRIPRNVRLAEAPSFGRSILEHDKWSKGARAYKSLSKEILERLK is encoded by the coding sequence GTGGCTATTGTTGCAGTACTAAATCAGAAGGGCGGGGTAGGCAAAACTACTACTACTATTAATGTTGCAGCTTACGCCGCCAAATCTGGTCGGAGAGTCTTGGTTGTTGATCTTGATCCGCAGGGCAACGCAACGAGTGGTTTGGGTGTTGATCGCTCCAAAGTCGAGGCCAATCTATATACCTGCCTAAGCGGCAAAAGCGAGCTTTCGAGCTCTATTTATGAGACTAGTCAAGACGGAGTTTACTTACTGCCTTCGAGTTCTGATCTCGCTGCCTTAGAGCTAGAGCTAGCAGGCTCAAGTAACAGAGTAGGGCAGCTCAAAAAGCTGCTTGCAAGCTCAGCTTTCGACGTTGTGCTAATCGATTGTCCGCCTTCACTAGGGATACTGACGATCAATGCCCTGACCGCTGCTAGTGAAGTGTTGGTACCAGTTCAGACAGAGTTCTACGCTCTTGAGGGCTTAAGCCAGCTTGTCAGCGTTATCCAAAGAGTAAAGGCCAGCTCAAACGCAGATTTGAAACTACTAGGAGTCGTACTAACAATGTATGACAACCGTACCAGTTTAGCTGAACAGGTTGTGGCCGAAGTCGAAAAGCATTTTGGCGGCAAAGTTTTCAAAACCAGAATTCCGCGCAATGTAAGACTCGCCGAAGCGCCAAGTTTTGGTCGTTCTATCTTAGAACACGACAAATGGAGCAAGGGCGCACGCGCCTACAAATCTTTAAGTAAAGAAATTTTGGAGAGGTTAAAATGA
- a CDS encoding ParB/RepB/Spo0J family partition protein yields MSENRGLGRGIDALFGGDLASVLSDEDKSRVRQILIQDVTPDPRQPRRQIDEVELAGLAASIERHGILQPLIVVSSDNGKYQIVAGERRWRAAQKLGLSELPAIVRTLKELERLEIALIENVQRVDLSPFEQALSINRLKSEFNVDHKEIAKRLGKAETTVYNLVRLLNLPKAAIKALQDGKISEGHARAILSLDSNVKSQEELLSLILKGGWTVRQAEKFAAEHKTKPSRISKNRIDNELSKKLGYKVSVEAKKRGGIVAIAYKNDAELAKLKRMLLR; encoded by the coding sequence ATGAGTGAAAACAGAGGTCTAGGCCGTGGCATAGATGCGCTTTTTGGCGGTGACCTGGCGAGCGTGCTAAGCGACGAAGACAAGTCTAGAGTCAGGCAAATTCTAATTCAAGATGTTACGCCCGACCCCAGACAGCCGCGCCGGCAAATCGATGAAGTAGAGCTGGCTGGTCTCGCGGCTTCAATTGAGCGGCACGGCATTTTACAGCCACTTATAGTAGTCAGCAGCGACAATGGCAAATACCAAATTGTTGCAGGTGAGCGACGTTGGAGAGCTGCACAAAAACTGGGGCTTAGCGAGCTACCAGCAATTGTGCGTACTCTCAAAGAGCTAGAGAGGCTAGAGATAGCCCTGATCGAGAATGTCCAGCGAGTTGATTTGTCGCCGTTCGAGCAGGCTTTGTCGATCAATCGTCTAAAAAGCGAGTTTAACGTCGATCATAAAGAAATAGCCAAAAGGCTGGGTAAGGCAGAGACTACGGTCTATAACTTGGTTAGGCTGCTAAACTTACCCAAGGCTGCTATCAAAGCTCTGCAAGATGGCAAAATTAGCGAAGGGCACGCCCGCGCCATATTGTCGCTAGACAGCAACGTCAAATCACAGGAAGAGCTGCTAAGTCTAATACTTAAAGGCGGCTGGACAGTCAGGCAGGCAGAAAAGTTTGCGGCTGAACACAAAACTAAACCTTCGCGTATTTCAAAGAACCGCATTGACAATGAATTGAGTAAAAAACTAGGCTACAAGGTAAGCGTAGAAGCCAAAAAACGCGGTGGGATAGTAGCCATTGCATACAAAAATGATGCCGAACTAGCCAAGCTCAAAAGGATGCTCCTACGGTAG